One Halobaculum roseum DNA segment encodes these proteins:
- a CDS encoding GNAT family N-acetyltransferase, with translation MPEDETSAEADLAPADADWTATVVAAEADWDAVVDLRMAVFVDEQGVPEHLELDEHDENPLESDVDHLLVRDAAGDAVAVARLRAVGAHEYGALAEGAERVAKVERIAVAGDRRGEGWGARVMTAVETRARERGLSEAVLHAQTRAAGFYERLGYAVDDAVGTFDEDGIEHVRMRREL, from the coding sequence ATGCCCGAGGACGAGACGTCGGCGGAGGCCGACCTCGCTCCCGCGGACGCCGACTGGACGGCCACCGTCGTCGCCGCCGAGGCCGACTGGGACGCCGTGGTCGACCTTCGAATGGCCGTCTTCGTCGACGAGCAGGGCGTTCCGGAGCACCTCGAACTCGACGAGCACGACGAGAACCCGCTGGAGTCGGACGTGGACCACCTGCTCGTCCGCGACGCCGCCGGCGACGCGGTCGCGGTCGCCCGCCTCCGCGCGGTCGGGGCCCACGAGTACGGCGCGCTGGCGGAGGGCGCGGAGCGCGTCGCGAAGGTCGAGCGGATCGCGGTCGCCGGCGACCGCCGCGGCGAGGGGTGGGGCGCGCGCGTGATGACCGCCGTCGAGACCCGTGCCCGCGAGCGCGGGCTCTCGGAGGCGGTGCTCCACGCGCAGACGCGGGCGGCCGGCTTCTACGAGCGGCTGGGGTACGCCGTCGACGACGCGGTCGGCACGTTCGACGAGGACGGCATCGAGCACGTTCGGATGCGCCGCGAGCTCTGA
- a CDS encoding mRNA surveillance protein pelota — MRIDSRGRGEEGRERLTVTPETTDDLWHLSHVLEPGDLVEADTTRRVTRDDDQLRDTGGEREHMRVTLEVEDVEFARFANRLRVGGVIVGCSREDEIGHHHTINVEERSEITVEKRFKADQIERIEEAEEATGAPDVAIATVEEGAAYIHTVQQYGTEEYASFTKPTGKGEYARPRDELFDELGSALSHLDPEAIILAGPGFTKNDANEYIDEHYRDLSDRISVVNTSAAGDRGVHEVLKRGAVDEVQRETRIAREAELIDELTERIAEGAKATYGVNETMEAAEFGAIETLLIVDERLRAERQGEGDWEIDVNDLVETAEQKGGDVVVFSEEFAPGQQLKNLGGVAALLRYRLQ; from the coding sequence ATGCGAATCGACTCGCGCGGCCGCGGCGAGGAGGGGCGCGAGCGCCTGACGGTCACGCCCGAGACGACCGACGACCTGTGGCACCTCTCGCACGTCCTCGAACCCGGCGATCTGGTCGAGGCCGACACGACCCGCCGGGTCACCCGCGACGACGACCAGCTCCGCGACACGGGCGGCGAGCGCGAGCACATGCGCGTCACCCTCGAGGTCGAGGACGTGGAGTTCGCCCGCTTCGCCAACCGGCTGCGCGTCGGGGGCGTCATCGTCGGCTGCTCGCGCGAGGACGAGATCGGCCACCACCACACGATCAACGTCGAGGAGCGCTCGGAGATCACCGTGGAGAAGCGCTTCAAGGCCGACCAGATCGAACGCATCGAGGAGGCAGAGGAGGCCACCGGGGCGCCCGACGTCGCCATCGCGACCGTCGAGGAGGGCGCCGCGTACATCCACACCGTCCAGCAGTACGGCACCGAGGAGTACGCGAGCTTCACCAAGCCCACGGGGAAGGGTGAGTACGCCCGCCCCCGCGACGAACTGTTCGACGAGCTCGGCTCCGCGCTGTCGCACCTCGACCCCGAGGCGATCATCCTCGCGGGTCCGGGGTTCACGAAGAACGACGCCAACGAGTACATCGACGAGCACTACCGGGACCTCAGCGACCGGATCTCCGTCGTGAATACCTCCGCCGCCGGCGACCGCGGCGTCCACGAGGTGCTCAAGCGCGGCGCCGTCGACGAGGTGCAACGCGAGACGCGCATCGCCCGCGAGGCCGAGCTGATCGACGAGCTCACCGAGCGCATCGCCGAGGGCGCCAAGGCGACCTACGGCGTCAACGAGACGATGGAGGCCGCCGAGTTCGGCGCCATCGAGACGCTTCTCATCGTCGACGAGCGACTCCGCGCCGAGCGCCAGGGCGAGGGCGACTGGGAGATCGACGTGAACGACCTCGTCGAGACCGCCGAGCAGAAGGGCGGGGACGTGGTCGTCTTCTCGGAGGAGTTCGCGCCCGGGCAGCAACTGAAGAACCTCGGCGGCGTCGCCGCGCTCCTGCGGTACCGCCTCCAGTGA
- a CDS encoding DUF4013 domain-containing protein has protein sequence MLEDALGYPLRTDDRVATLVIGGALIVASVFVLPAFVLQGYLLRVLRSAATDERAAPSFTDWGELFVDGLKLVVVQAAYGLVVSIPIVAAVVALFIGGVTGSVTGSDAGVAAFGAVGLLLVLAATLLSILVAYVMPAAMTNFALAGELGAAFDVEALREAALSGRYLVGVLFGVVLGAVINSVAGPFALILIGIPALFYGQVVTYYCFGRGFAEATDAVAADANEPAEESPDAGGASEPRNPRAGR, from the coding sequence ATGTTGGAGGACGCGCTCGGGTACCCCCTGCGAACGGACGACCGCGTCGCCACGCTCGTCATCGGCGGCGCGCTGATCGTCGCGAGCGTGTTCGTGCTGCCGGCGTTCGTGTTGCAGGGGTATCTCCTCCGGGTGCTGCGTTCGGCGGCGACCGACGAGCGCGCGGCCCCGTCGTTCACCGACTGGGGGGAGCTGTTCGTCGACGGGCTGAAGCTCGTCGTCGTGCAGGCGGCCTACGGCCTCGTCGTCTCGATCCCGATCGTCGCCGCGGTCGTCGCGCTCTTCATCGGCGGCGTTACGGGCAGCGTCACGGGCAGCGACGCGGGGGTCGCGGCGTTCGGCGCCGTCGGCCTCCTCCTCGTGTTGGCCGCGACGCTGCTGTCTATCCTCGTCGCGTACGTCATGCCGGCGGCGATGACTAACTTCGCGCTCGCGGGCGAGTTGGGCGCCGCCTTCGACGTCGAGGCGCTTCGCGAGGCGGCCCTCTCGGGGCGGTATCTCGTGGGCGTCCTCTTCGGGGTCGTGCTCGGAGCCGTGATCAACAGTGTCGCCGGTCCCTTCGCGCTGATCCTGATCGGGATCCCCGCGCTGTTCTACGGGCAGGTCGTCACCTACTACTGCTTCGGCCGCGGGTTCGCCGAGGCGACCGACGCCGTCGCCGCGGACGCGAACGAGCCCGCGGAGGAATCCCCGGACGCGGGCGGCGCGTCCGAACCGAGGAACCCGAGAGCGGGTCGGTGA
- a CDS encoding DUF4013 domain-containing protein: MLSEALRYPLGPANDRGAAAEALATGGGLHLLAAIVAPLWPLTLLSPVAIVAVVGYLVRVLGAAGDADDPVTLPTFRRPLSLLRDGLVASAVSIAVLLVPVVVLLVTVGGAVSGAAGGGPVDPTTPLGYGVTLVGGTVSLLLAVGIAYPLPAILAGYARADPAGTVRARVAAGISSRSLRRTVTSGRYFYAWTVGAVLLAFGAALAGAGSRTARLVGFFGLFYLEVAAAAAWSRGIGGNR; the protein is encoded by the coding sequence GTGCTCAGCGAGGCGCTTCGCTACCCGCTGGGGCCCGCGAACGACCGCGGCGCGGCGGCGGAGGCGCTCGCGACCGGCGGCGGGCTCCACCTCCTCGCCGCGATCGTCGCGCCGCTGTGGCCGCTCACGCTGCTCTCGCCGGTCGCGATCGTGGCGGTCGTCGGCTACCTCGTCCGCGTGCTCGGCGCCGCCGGCGACGCGGACGACCCCGTCACGCTCCCGACGTTTCGGCGTCCGCTGTCGCTGCTACGGGACGGACTCGTCGCGAGCGCGGTCTCCATCGCGGTTCTGCTCGTTCCGGTCGTCGTCCTGCTCGTCACCGTCGGCGGGGCGGTGTCGGGGGCGGCCGGCGGCGGCCCCGTCGACCCGACGACACCGCTGGGGTACGGCGTGACGCTCGTCGGCGGGACGGTGAGCCTGCTGCTCGCGGTCGGCATCGCGTATCCGCTGCCGGCGATCCTCGCGGGGTACGCTCGTGCGGACCCGGCCGGGACCGTTCGCGCACGCGTCGCCGCGGGGATCTCGTCCCGATCGCTTCGTCGGACGGTCACCTCCGGGCGGTACTTCTACGCGTGGACCGTCGGCGCGGTGCTGCTCGCGTTCGGGGCGGCGCTGGCCGGCGCCGGGAGCCGGACCGCCCGGCTCGTCGGCTTCTTCGGGCTGTTCTACCTGGAGGTCGCGGCCGCCGCGGCGTGGAGCCGCGGGATCGGTGGAAACCGTTAA
- the rqcH gene encoding ribosome rescue protein RqcH — protein MDPKTEMTSVDLAALAGELSRYEGAKVDKVYLYGDDLVRFKLRDYDRGRVELLVETGDVKRCHVADPAHVPDAPGRPPEFAKTLRSRLAGGELADVAQYEFDRILTFDFERPDANTTVIAELFGEGNVAVLDETGEVQRSLETVRLKSRTVAPGSRYEYPQSRINPFDVRYEVLEARMEESDTDVVRTLATQLNMGGLYAEEFCTRAGVEKALDIADAGEAQYRAIYDAIRRMGERLRSGDLDPRVYLEDGAVVDVTPFPLEEREGMESEAYDDFNAALDAYFHRLDLTEDEEVDDSPDFEAEIAKKQRIIDQQEGAIGDFEERAEAEREKAEAVYAHYDLVADVLSTIQAAREEGRGWEEIDETFLEGADRGIPEAEAVRGVDGSEGTVDVDLDGTVVTLDAATGPEKNADRLYTEAKRIEEKKEGALAAIENTREELEAVKRRKEEWEAADGDPDAEGGDEEDDADGDEADEHADVDWLSRPSIPVRQQDHWYDRFRWFETSDGFLVIGGRNADQNEELVKNYMEGRDLFCHAQAHGGPVTIVKATDPSEAARDVTIPEQSREEAAQFAVSYSSVWKDGRGAGDAYVVTPDQVSKTPESGEYIEKGGFVIRGERDYYRDMPAEVAVGVQVDPETRVIGGPPSAIEERAETTIRLTPGRFAQNDAAMKCYRELKSRFADQGFVRKVASADRIQEFLPPGESDIHEA, from the coding sequence ATGGACCCGAAAACCGAGATGACGAGCGTCGACCTCGCCGCCCTCGCCGGGGAGCTCTCCCGGTACGAGGGCGCGAAGGTGGACAAGGTCTACCTCTACGGCGACGACCTCGTCCGCTTCAAACTCCGCGATTACGACCGCGGGCGGGTCGAACTCCTCGTCGAGACGGGCGACGTGAAGCGGTGTCACGTCGCCGACCCCGCGCACGTGCCGGACGCGCCCGGCCGGCCACCGGAGTTCGCCAAGACGTTACGTTCGCGGCTCGCCGGCGGGGAGCTCGCCGACGTTGCTCAATACGAGTTCGACCGCATCCTCACGTTCGACTTCGAGCGCCCCGACGCGAACACGACGGTCATCGCCGAGCTGTTCGGCGAGGGCAACGTCGCCGTGCTCGACGAGACCGGCGAGGTTCAGCGCAGCCTCGAAACCGTCCGGCTCAAGTCCCGGACGGTCGCTCCCGGGAGCCGGTACGAGTACCCGCAGTCGCGGATCAACCCCTTCGACGTGCGCTACGAGGTGCTCGAAGCGAGGATGGAGGAGTCCGACACCGACGTGGTGCGCACGCTCGCGACCCAACTCAACATGGGCGGCCTCTACGCCGAGGAGTTCTGCACCCGCGCCGGCGTCGAGAAGGCGCTCGACATCGCCGACGCCGGCGAGGCGCAGTACCGCGCGATCTACGACGCGATCCGGCGGATGGGCGAGCGCCTCCGGTCCGGGGATCTGGACCCTCGCGTCTACCTGGAGGACGGAGCGGTCGTCGACGTGACGCCGTTCCCGCTGGAGGAGCGCGAGGGAATGGAGTCGGAGGCGTACGACGACTTCAACGCCGCGCTGGACGCGTACTTCCACCGGCTCGACCTCACGGAGGACGAGGAGGTCGACGACTCGCCCGACTTCGAGGCCGAGATCGCCAAGAAGCAACGGATCATCGACCAGCAGGAGGGCGCGATCGGCGACTTCGAGGAGCGCGCGGAGGCCGAGCGCGAGAAGGCGGAGGCCGTGTACGCCCACTACGACCTCGTCGCCGACGTGCTCTCGACGATCCAGGCCGCCCGCGAGGAGGGGCGAGGCTGGGAGGAGATCGACGAGACGTTCCTCGAGGGCGCCGACCGCGGCATCCCCGAGGCCGAGGCCGTCCGGGGCGTCGACGGCTCCGAGGGGACCGTCGACGTGGACCTCGACGGGACGGTCGTCACCCTCGACGCCGCCACCGGGCCCGAGAAGAACGCCGACCGGCTGTACACGGAGGCCAAGCGCATCGAGGAGAAGAAGGAGGGCGCGCTCGCGGCCATCGAGAACACCCGCGAGGAGCTGGAAGCAGTGAAACGGCGCAAGGAGGAGTGGGAGGCGGCCGACGGCGACCCCGACGCCGAAGGCGGCGACGAGGAGGACGACGCCGACGGCGACGAGGCCGACGAGCACGCGGACGTCGACTGGCTCTCGCGGCCGTCGATCCCCGTCAGGCAGCAGGACCACTGGTACGACCGCTTCCGCTGGTTCGAGACGAGCGACGGCTTCCTCGTCATCGGCGGGCGCAACGCCGACCAGAACGAGGAGCTCGTGAAGAACTACATGGAGGGGCGGGACCTGTTCTGTCACGCACAGGCCCACGGCGGCCCGGTGACGATCGTCAAGGCGACCGACCCCTCGGAGGCCGCCCGCGACGTGACCATCCCCGAGCAGTCGCGCGAGGAGGCCGCACAGTTCGCCGTCTCGTACTCCTCGGTGTGGAAGGACGGCCGCGGCGCCGGCGACGCGTACGTCGTCACCCCCGATCAGGTGTCGAAGACGCCCGAGTCGGGCGAGTACATCGAGAAGGGCGGGTTCGTCATCCGCGGCGAGCGCGACTACTACCGCGACATGCCCGCCGAGGTCGCCGTCGGCGTCCAGGTCGATCCCGAGACGCGGGTGATAGGCGGGCCGCCGAGCGCGATCGAGGAGCGCGCGGAGACGACGATCCGCCTCACGCCCGGACGCTTCGCCCAGAACGACGCGGCGATGAAGTGCTACCGCGAACTCAAATCGCGGTTCGCCGACCAGGGGTTCGTCCGCAAGGTCGCCTCCGCCGACCGGATCCAGGAGTTCCTCCCGCCCGGCGAGAGCGACATACACGAGGCGTAA
- a CDS encoding MFS transporter, producing MPPEWPRSRVNRNDRSIVGLTMLAHGMVHTYELSIPIFIPIWLAEFDVVALGPVEVAVTSATLGLLVTVGYGLFGLGALPGGVLVDRVGSRRLITACLVGMAASFVLLGVAPGLVSITLAMVVWGVSASVYHPAGLALLSKGVEERGTGFAYHGMAGNLGIGLGPLLTTLMLLALDWRTAAAILAAPALLAALYAVRASFDETAAVEAAADGGTDAGDSKADAGVDSFSEFVAESRVLFTGSFALVFLVVMLSGLYYRGVLTFMPELLDDLPGFAPVAVGSLLPGGVADLLGGLGGREVSPANYVYSGLLMVGVVGQYVGGKLTDRIPVERGIALSFGVLGVLALLFLPVANLGFGPFLVFGAVLGAALFVVQPFYQATVAEYTPAGTRGLSYGYTYLGVFGVGALGGAVAGTVLTYANPPTLFGVLAAIGFVASATGVVLARR from the coding sequence ATGCCGCCGGAGTGGCCTCGTTCGCGTGTGAACCGGAACGACAGGTCCATCGTCGGGCTCACCATGCTGGCCCACGGGATGGTCCACACCTACGAGCTGTCCATTCCGATCTTCATCCCCATCTGGCTGGCGGAGTTCGACGTGGTGGCGCTGGGCCCCGTCGAGGTCGCGGTCACCTCCGCGACGCTCGGGCTGTTGGTGACGGTCGGCTACGGGCTGTTCGGCCTGGGCGCGCTCCCGGGCGGGGTGCTCGTCGACCGCGTGGGATCGAGACGGCTCATCACCGCCTGCCTCGTCGGCATGGCCGCGTCCTTCGTCCTGCTCGGGGTCGCGCCCGGGCTCGTGTCGATCACCCTCGCGATGGTGGTGTGGGGCGTCTCCGCGTCGGTGTACCACCCGGCCGGGCTCGCGCTGCTCTCGAAGGGCGTCGAGGAGCGCGGCACCGGCTTCGCGTACCACGGCATGGCGGGCAACCTCGGCATCGGGCTCGGGCCGCTGCTCACGACGCTCATGCTGTTGGCCCTCGACTGGCGGACGGCCGCAGCGATCCTCGCGGCGCCGGCGCTGCTTGCGGCGCTGTACGCCGTCCGAGCGAGCTTCGACGAGACGGCGGCCGTGGAGGCCGCCGCCGACGGCGGCACGGACGCGGGCGACTCGAAGGCCGACGCCGGGGTCGACTCGTTCTCGGAGTTCGTCGCCGAGTCGCGCGTGCTGTTCACGGGCAGCTTCGCGCTCGTGTTCCTCGTCGTGATGCTGTCGGGGCTGTACTACCGGGGCGTGCTCACGTTCATGCCCGAACTGCTCGACGACCTCCCCGGCTTCGCCCCGGTCGCCGTCGGGTCGCTGCTGCCCGGCGGGGTCGCCGACCTGCTCGGCGGGCTCGGCGGTCGGGAGGTCTCGCCCGCGAACTACGTCTACTCCGGCCTCCTGATGGTCGGCGTCGTCGGCCAGTACGTCGGCGGGAAGCTCACCGACCGGATCCCCGTCGAGCGCGGGATCGCGCTCAGTTTCGGGGTGCTCGGCGTGCTTGCGCTGTTGTTCCTCCCGGTCGCGAACCTCGGGTTCGGGCCGTTCCTCGTCTTCGGCGCGGTGCTCGGCGCCGCGCTGTTCGTCGTCCAGCCGTTCTACCAGGCGACCGTCGCCGAGTACACCCCCGCGGGCACCCGCGGGCTGTCGTACGGCTACACCTACCTCGGCGTCTTCGGCGTCGGCGCCCTCGGGGGCGCTGTCGCCGGCACCGTGTTGACGTACGCGAACCCGCCGACACTGTTCGGCGTGCTCGCGGCCATCGGGTTCGTCGCCTCGGCGACGGGTGTGGTGCTGGCGCGCAGGTAG
- a CDS encoding DUF5785 family protein, whose translation MSAHDWPHDPDGEEGSEGRRKYGHAVLVKKVDEEEDFPLRAGDYREEFGDHPVRLDADTVVSVDDIFEHIDDDAEFEDIVAFHKAVGETMRANDYWTYEGADAFTRTRG comes from the coding sequence ATGAGCGCGCACGACTGGCCCCACGACCCCGACGGCGAGGAGGGCAGCGAGGGACGCCGAAAGTACGGGCACGCGGTGCTGGTGAAGAAGGTCGACGAGGAGGAGGACTTCCCGCTTCGCGCCGGCGACTACCGCGAGGAGTTCGGCGACCACCCGGTCCGACTGGACGCGGACACCGTCGTCTCCGTCGACGACATCTTCGAACACATCGACGACGACGCCGAGTTCGAGGACATCGTCGCCTTCCACAAGGCCGTCGGCGAGACGATGCGCGCCAACGACTACTGGACGTACGAGGGCGCCGACGCGTTCACCCGCACGCGCGGATAG
- the udk gene encoding uridine kinase — MTYPSFVVGIAGGTGAGKTTVSRMITERVADSVTRIPLDNYYRDLSHLDLEERAEVNYDHPDAFEWELLREHLETLLSGNSVEMPQYDFEIHNRKEETETVEPTDVIVVEGILALYDEEINDMLDLRLYVETDADVRILRRIERDVVDRGRDLEGVIDQYLSTVKPMHEQFIEPSKKHADLIIPEGANRMAINLLEEKLQNEVEGEGTRTWEREDFEREIGGRTR; from the coding sequence ATGACGTACCCCTCGTTCGTCGTCGGCATCGCCGGGGGGACCGGCGCCGGAAAGACGACCGTCTCCCGGATGATCACCGAGCGCGTCGCCGACTCGGTGACCCGCATCCCGCTCGACAACTACTACCGGGACCTCTCGCATCTCGACCTCGAGGAGCGCGCGGAGGTGAACTACGACCACCCCGACGCGTTCGAGTGGGAACTCCTCCGGGAACACCTGGAGACGCTGCTGTCGGGCAACAGCGTCGAGATGCCGCAGTACGACTTCGAGATCCACAACCGCAAGGAGGAGACGGAGACCGTCGAGCCGACCGACGTGATCGTCGTCGAGGGGATCCTCGCGCTGTACGACGAGGAGATCAACGACATGCTGGACCTCCGCCTGTACGTCGAGACGGACGCCGACGTGCGTATCCTCCGGCGCATCGAGCGCGACGTGGTCGACCGCGGGCGCGACCTGGAGGGCGTGATCGACCAGTACCTCTCGACGGTGAAGCCGATGCACGAGCAGTTCATCGAGCCGAGCAAGAAGCACGCGGACCTGATCATCCCCGAGGGGGCCAACCGCATGGCGATCAATCTGCTCGAGGAGAAGCTCCAAAACGAGGTCGAGGGCGAGGGGACGCGCACGTGGGAGCGCGAGGACTTCGAGCGCGAGATCGGCGGACGGACGCGGTGA
- a CDS encoding ABC transporter substrate-binding protein has product MARKIDRRDVLKGAGTAGVVGLAGCITQNESGGGNGGGGGGGDGGGDDEETEADGETTEAPDDSESMRTVMHSVLMPLTGDLASLGGPIRDGGTLPVKQLRAAGDMPVEFDQTVEDTQTDPQAGIQAANGLANAGYPTVCGPASSGVNLQVTREVFIPNGMIGCSPSSTSPNVTTLDDDDLIFRTAPSDALQGQVMAQVANEELDNSSASILYVNNDYGQALADSFSQSFADNYSGSVQESVAFEQEQSSYTSPLSTAMGDSPDMLVVIGYPASGIQIFRDFYANYDNETEVLVTDGLVDPTLPDEVGNDMANVYATTPQATGPGQEEFVSLYEDEYDRSPGVFNAHAYDASAVCLLANVKAGENDGDVIKEEMRAVANPNDGMEVTPGNLAEGLRAVANGDDVYYQGASSSVDFDENGDMTAVTYAFLQYNTDVEGNVETVSTIDFEA; this is encoded by the coding sequence ATGGCACGCAAGATCGATCGCCGTGACGTCCTGAAGGGCGCCGGCACGGCAGGCGTTGTCGGACTCGCAGGATGTATCACCCAGAACGAATCGGGCGGCGGAAACGGTGGCGGCGGCGGTGGCGGTGACGGCGGCGGCGACGACGAGGAGACCGAAGCCGACGGGGAGACCACCGAGGCACCCGACGACTCCGAGTCGATGCGGACCGTGATGCACTCGGTGCTGATGCCGCTCACCGGCGACCTCGCGTCGCTCGGCGGTCCGATCCGCGACGGCGGGACGCTCCCGGTGAAGCAGCTCCGCGCCGCCGGCGACATGCCCGTCGAGTTCGACCAGACGGTCGAGGACACCCAGACCGACCCGCAGGCGGGGATCCAGGCGGCCAACGGGCTCGCGAACGCCGGCTACCCGACCGTCTGCGGGCCGGCTTCCTCCGGTGTGAACCTTCAGGTCACCCGCGAGGTGTTCATCCCCAACGGGATGATCGGCTGCTCGCCGTCCTCGACCTCGCCCAACGTGACGACGCTCGACGACGACGACCTGATCTTCCGGACGGCGCCCTCGGACGCGCTGCAGGGACAGGTCATGGCGCAGGTGGCCAACGAGGAGCTCGACAACTCCAGCGCCTCGATCCTGTACGTCAACAACGACTACGGGCAGGCGCTGGCCGACTCGTTCTCCCAGTCGTTCGCGGACAACTACTCCGGGTCGGTCCAGGAGTCGGTCGCGTTCGAGCAGGAGCAGTCCAGCTACACCTCGCCGCTGTCGACGGCGATGGGCGACTCGCCGGACATGCTCGTCGTCATCGGCTACCCGGCCTCCGGGATCCAGATCTTCCGCGACTTCTACGCGAACTACGACAACGAGACGGAGGTGCTGGTGACCGACGGGCTCGTCGACCCGACGCTCCCGGACGAGGTCGGCAACGACATGGCGAACGTGTACGCCACGACGCCGCAGGCGACCGGCCCCGGCCAGGAGGAGTTCGTCTCGCTGTACGAGGACGAGTACGACCGCTCGCCCGGCGTGTTCAACGCCCACGCGTACGACGCCTCCGCCGTCTGCCTGCTCGCGAACGTCAAGGCGGGCGAGAACGACGGCGACGTGATCAAAGAGGAGATGCGCGCGGTGGCCAACCCCAACGACGGGATGGAGGTCACGCCCGGGAACCTCGCCGAGGGGCTGCGGGCCGTCGCGAACGGCGATGACGTGTACTACCAGGGGGCCTCCTCGTCGGTCGACTTCGACGAGAACGGCGACATGACGGCCGTCACGTACGCGTTCCTCCAGTACAACACGGACGTGGAGGGCAACGTCGAGACGGTCAGCACCATCGACTTCGAGGCCTGA
- a CDS encoding metal-dependent hydrolase family protein — protein sequence MHVLKNGTVVDADGAREADVAIADGEIVAVGEVGRGDTETDVSGQFVAPGLIDSHVHLMMDGRPDVATAQDESDFDHAYIAAANLRTAVEAGVTTVRDLGANGTLALDAGRAVAEGRLVGPRVLACGENVVMTGGHGHWFGREADGPDEVRRAAREQLKRGADVIKCMATGGVLTEGAQTGAPELTYEELEALVDAASAKGVPTAAHAHGKEGLLNAVDAGITSIEHGTFMDREAAEAMAAEGTYWVPTAAALKNIVENPGSGIPQSAMAKATEAAEAFASSFDHAEAAGVDIAMGTDAGTPFNRFDNIADELSYMVEFGMSPEAALEAATVTAARLCGLDDAGRVAEDYRADLVVLDGNPAEDADAWQDPSAVFVAGDRVV from the coding sequence ATGCACGTACTCAAGAACGGAACCGTCGTCGACGCCGACGGCGCCCGCGAGGCGGACGTGGCGATCGCGGACGGCGAGATCGTCGCCGTCGGCGAGGTGGGACGCGGCGACACCGAGACCGACGTGAGCGGACAGTTCGTCGCCCCCGGCCTGATCGACTCGCACGTTCACCTGATGATGGACGGCCGCCCGGACGTGGCGACCGCACAGGACGAGAGCGACTTCGACCACGCGTACATCGCCGCCGCGAACCTCCGAACGGCCGTGGAGGCGGGTGTGACGACGGTTCGCGACCTCGGCGCGAACGGGACGCTCGCGCTCGATGCCGGCCGCGCGGTCGCCGAGGGGCGGCTCGTCGGCCCGCGCGTGCTCGCGTGTGGGGAGAACGTCGTGATGACCGGCGGCCACGGCCACTGGTTCGGCCGCGAGGCCGACGGTCCCGACGAGGTCCGCAGGGCCGCCCGCGAGCAGCTCAAACGCGGCGCCGACGTGATCAAGTGCATGGCGACCGGGGGCGTGCTCACCGAGGGCGCACAGACCGGCGCGCCGGAGCTCACCTACGAGGAGCTGGAGGCGCTCGTCGACGCCGCGAGCGCGAAGGGCGTCCCGACCGCGGCACACGCCCACGGGAAGGAGGGACTGCTCAACGCCGTCGACGCCGGCATCACCAGCATCGAGCACGGCACGTTCATGGACCGCGAGGCGGCGGAGGCGATGGCCGCCGAGGGGACGTACTGGGTGCCCACCGCCGCGGCGCTGAAGAACATCGTCGAGAACCCCGGCTCCGGGATCCCGCAGTCGGCGATGGCGAAGGCCACCGAGGCCGCCGAGGCGTTCGCCTCCTCGTTCGACCACGCCGAGGCCGCGGGCGTCGACATCGCGATGGGCACCGACGCTGGCACGCCGTTCAACCGGTTCGACAACATCGCCGACGAGCTGTCGTACATGGTCGAGTTCGGGATGAGCCCCGAGGCGGCGCTGGAGGCCGCCACCGTCACCGCCGCACGGCTGTGCGGGCTCGACGACGCCGGCAGGGTCGCCGAGGACTACCGCGCGGACCTGGTCGTCCTCGACGGGAACCCCGCCGAGGACGCCGACGCCTGGCAGGACCCGAGCGCGGTGTTCGTCGCGGGCGACCGCGTCGTCTGA
- a CDS encoding DUF7563 family protein, whose protein sequence is MPECTNCGGFVTEGYVRVFAPDGLETVRVCPNCEDKLRDGADVRDARSKRS, encoded by the coding sequence ATGCCCGAGTGTACAAACTGTGGCGGGTTCGTAACCGAAGGGTACGTACGGGTGTTCGCGCCCGACGGGCTGGAGACCGTTCGGGTGTGCCCGAACTGCGAGGACAAGCTGCGCGACGGGGCCGACGTTCGCGACGCGCGGTCGAAACGGAGCTGA